The genomic region TTCCTTTTCACTAGCTCCTGCCTTTAAAGCCTGTTTTTTATGGGCTTTAACACAGGAATCACACTTAACTGCAACTGCACATGCCAGTGATATGATGCTTTTCTCTTTAAGGGTGAGTGCACCATCTTTTAATATTTCAGATGCCAACTTTTTAAATGCCATATCCACATCTTCACCAAGAACCTCTGTAAACCTATTAGGCCGAGTTTTTCCTTCCATTTAACTAGTCTCCTTTAATAATCAATTTTATATTAACATCAAGTGACAATTTATTTTCAAATCTTAAATTAGCTAATCCATAACTACACGCTTCATCATAATAATAAAATCCATTCTTT from Methanobacterium sp. harbors:
- a CDS encoding carboxymuconolactone decarboxylase family protein, which encodes MEGKTRPNRFTEVLGEDVDMAFKKLASEILKDGALTLKEKSIISLACAVAVKCDSCVKAHKKQALKAGASEKEILEAAAVAGMVRMGSGFNTAYALLDDHSARRKIEYKTKSQNEKNHNHESEGKKIPKTADGYLSNFGKKSEE